One part of the Terriglobia bacterium genome encodes these proteins:
- the sucB gene encoding dihydrolipoyllysine-residue succinyltransferase yields the protein MPCTPTRRWPRRWGKPRLRFTAGPSTSDPGSRGGTEMRVDVVMPQMGESITEGTITRWMKKPGDAVRRDEPIFEISTDKVDAEIPSPAAGTLAEVRHQEGETVAVNEVVAVIETEAGAVVPTKAPEPAAVHPPPIAERPASPAPATPPPPSVPAPAGAPRPFVSPVVRRIAEEQGVDPSRVRGTGSGGRVTKKDIVDFVASSGGGAEEAPAPPSAAVGPAGPPFAPGSRERRVAMTPMRKRIAEHMVESKRTSAHVHTVFEADVSRVVRLREAHAGRYSERHDVRLTYMPFFIKAACDALRAFPILNASVEADEIVYHKDLNVGLAVALEWGLIVPVIRNADELSIAGLARKVNDLADRARSKKLNPDEVHGGTFTVTNFGMFGGLFGLPIINQPQVAILGTGGIEKRPVVVDDAIAIRSMIYLALSFDHRVVDGAVADQFLRSIKRSLEAFDESLL from the coding sequence ATGCCGTGCACGCCCACCCGACGCTGGCCGAGGCGATGGGGGAAGCCGCGCTTGCGGTTCACGGCCGGGCCATCCACATCTGACCCGGGATCAAGAGGAGGCACCGAAATGCGCGTCGACGTCGTCATGCCCCAGATGGGCGAATCGATCACCGAGGGGACCATCACCCGCTGGATGAAGAAGCCGGGAGACGCCGTCCGGCGCGACGAGCCGATCTTCGAGATCTCCACCGACAAGGTGGACGCCGAGATCCCGTCCCCGGCCGCGGGAACGCTGGCCGAGGTGCGCCACCAGGAGGGAGAGACGGTCGCGGTCAACGAGGTCGTCGCCGTGATCGAGACGGAGGCGGGCGCGGTCGTCCCGACGAAGGCGCCCGAGCCGGCCGCCGTGCACCCGCCGCCGATCGCAGAGCGACCCGCGTCCCCCGCTCCCGCGACGCCTCCCCCCCCTTCCGTGCCCGCCCCGGCCGGCGCCCCGCGCCCCTTCGTCTCGCCGGTGGTCCGCAGGATCGCCGAGGAGCAAGGGGTGGACCCGTCCCGGGTCCGCGGCACCGGGAGCGGCGGCCGCGTGACCAAGAAGGACATCGTCGACTTCGTCGCCTCGTCGGGCGGGGGTGCCGAGGAGGCGCCGGCCCCGCCGAGTGCGGCCGTCGGGCCCGCGGGACCCCCGTTCGCTCCGGGATCCCGCGAGCGCCGCGTCGCGATGACCCCCATGCGCAAGCGGATCGCGGAGCACATGGTGGAGTCCAAGCGGACGTCGGCCCACGTCCACACGGTGTTCGAGGCGGACGTGAGCCGCGTCGTGAGGCTTCGCGAAGCCCACGCCGGACGGTACTCGGAGCGCCACGACGTGCGCCTCACCTACATGCCGTTCTTCATCAAGGCCGCTTGCGACGCCCTCCGGGCCTTCCCGATCCTGAACGCTTCGGTGGAGGCCGACGAGATCGTCTACCACAAGGACCTCAACGTGGGGCTCGCGGTCGCGCTGGAGTGGGGGCTCATCGTCCCGGTGATCCGCAACGCCGACGAGCTCTCGATCGCCGGGCTGGCGCGGAAGGTGAACGACCTGGCGGACCGCGCGCGGAGCAAGAAGCTCAACCCCGACGAGGTCCATGGCGGGACGTTCACGGTCACGAACTTCGGGATGTTCGGCGGACTGTTCGGCCTCCCGATCATCAACCAGCCCCAGGTGGCGATCCTCGGGACGGGCGGGATCGAGAAGCGACCGGTGGTCGTGGACGACGCGATCGCGATCCGCTCGATGATCTACCTCGCGCTCTCGTTCGACCATCGCGTGGTGGACGGCGCGGTCGCCGACCAGTTCCTGCGGTCGATCAAGCGATCGCTCGAGGCCTTCGACGAGTCGCTGCTCTAG
- a CDS encoding DUF2203 domain-containing protein — translation MCRLIREMDGARAGAGGPDEPVARGYFSLVGGFLAAVGRIEAAGVRIKDPRAGLLDFPALRNGRPVFLCWWIAEPSVAFWHEPEAGLVGRRPVDDEGPWEEPPSVPPRQG, via the coding sequence ATGTGCCGGTTGATCCGGGAGATGGATGGCGCGCGCGCGGGAGCCGGAGGACCGGACGAGCCCGTGGCGCGCGGCTACTTCTCGCTCGTCGGGGGTTTCCTCGCCGCGGTCGGCCGGATCGAGGCCGCCGGGGTCCGTATCAAGGACCCCCGCGCGGGGTTGCTCGACTTTCCTGCGCTCAGGAACGGACGACCCGTGTTCCTCTGCTGGTGGATCGCCGAGCCCTCCGTGGCGTTCTGGCACGAGCCGGAGGCCGGGCTCGTGGGGCGGCGTCCGGTGGACGACGAAGGACCGTGGGAGGAGCCGCCCTCCGTGCCGCCACGTCAGGGATGA
- the lpdA gene encoding dihydrolipoyl dehydrogenase — translation MTNEPGYDVTIIGSGPGGYVAAIRAAQLGLRTAVVEKDALPGGTCLHWGCIPTKALLHTAEILDAARHAGAFGVKVAGIELDLAAAQRYKDKTVTVNAKGVEYLFKKNGVTMLRGRGRLAGPGRVEVRPAAGPPSVIATRFVVLATGSAIRGLPGIEFDGERVLHSDHALGMTRVPGSLAVLGAGAVGVEFASIYASFGAKVTVVEILPRLVPVEDASLGEELEKAFVKRGIEVHVGTQVERVERRDAGLRIHASKGEAPVVIDAEALLVAVGRRPVTEDLGLEGTGVRVHRGFVEVDSMMRTGEPGVYAIGDIVPTQALAHVASHEGIVAVEHAAGRNPRPVNYDKIPSCTYCQPEVASVGLSEEEARKRGHDVAVGTFPFSAIGKAKILGDTRGFIKIVAERRYDEVLGVHIIGPHATELIAEASSALHLEATAESLFHAVHAHPTLAEAMGEAALAVHGRAIHI, via the coding sequence ATGACGAACGAACCCGGATACGACGTCACGATCATCGGGAGCGGGCCGGGCGGCTACGTCGCCGCGATCCGGGCCGCTCAGCTGGGTCTCAGGACGGCGGTGGTGGAGAAGGACGCGCTGCCGGGAGGAACCTGCCTGCACTGGGGGTGCATCCCCACGAAGGCGCTCCTCCACACCGCGGAGATCCTCGACGCCGCGCGCCACGCGGGCGCGTTCGGGGTGAAGGTCGCCGGGATCGAGCTGGACCTCGCCGCGGCGCAGCGCTACAAGGACAAGACCGTCACGGTGAACGCGAAGGGGGTCGAGTACCTGTTCAAGAAGAACGGCGTCACGATGCTCCGTGGACGCGGGCGCCTCGCGGGGCCGGGTCGCGTCGAGGTGCGGCCCGCCGCGGGCCCGCCGTCCGTGATCGCGACCCGCTTCGTCGTGCTGGCGACCGGCTCCGCGATCCGCGGCCTGCCGGGGATCGAGTTCGACGGCGAGAGGGTCCTCCACTCCGATCACGCGCTGGGAATGACCCGGGTGCCCGGATCGCTCGCGGTGCTCGGGGCGGGAGCCGTCGGCGTGGAGTTCGCGTCCATCTACGCCAGCTTCGGCGCGAAGGTCACGGTCGTCGAGATCCTCCCGCGCCTCGTCCCCGTGGAGGACGCCTCGCTCGGCGAGGAGCTCGAGAAGGCGTTCGTGAAGCGCGGCATCGAGGTGCACGTCGGAACCCAGGTCGAGCGGGTCGAGCGGCGGGACGCCGGGCTCAGGATCCACGCTTCGAAGGGAGAGGCCCCGGTCGTGATCGACGCGGAGGCGCTCCTGGTCGCGGTCGGTCGCCGCCCGGTCACCGAGGACCTGGGGCTCGAGGGGACCGGCGTCCGGGTGCATCGAGGCTTCGTCGAGGTGGACTCGATGATGCGGACCGGCGAGCCGGGCGTCTATGCCATCGGCGACATCGTCCCCACGCAGGCCCTGGCCCACGTCGCGTCGCACGAGGGCATCGTGGCGGTGGAGCATGCGGCCGGCCGGAATCCGCGCCCCGTGAACTACGACAAGATCCCGTCGTGCACCTACTGTCAGCCCGAGGTCGCGTCCGTGGGCCTGTCGGAGGAAGAGGCCCGGAAGCGCGGCCACGACGTGGCCGTCGGGACGTTTCCGTTCTCGGCGATCGGCAAGGCCAAGATCCTCGGGGACACTCGCGGCTTCATCAAGATCGTCGCCGAGAGGCGATACGACGAGGTGCTCGGCGTGCACATCATCGGGCCCCACGCGACCGAGCTCATCGCGGAGGCGTCATCGGCCCTCCACCTCGAGGCGACGGCCGAGTCGCTGTTCCATGCCGTGCACGCCCACCCGACGCTGGCCGAGGCGATGGGGGAAGCCGCGCTTGCGGTTCACGGCCGGGCCATCCACATCTGA
- the lipB gene encoding lipoyl(octanoyl) transferase LipB, whose translation MTSQEVLLARWLGSVPYAEAVALQEALVDTRRRGEAPDTLLLLEHPPVITLGRSAHRGNVLADDVRLEELGIEIHESGRGGDVTYHGPGQLVGYPILALVEGRRDAHAYLRDLEEALILTAADFGVRGRRIPGLTGVWVGDRKLAAIGVRIGAGWITSHGFALNVAGDLSGFETIVPCGLEGRRVTSLAETTGGRPAIPAVAAAAAARVAQVLGYSAVSSRSRSERLAIPEGDKLSS comes from the coding sequence GTGACGAGCCAGGAGGTCCTTCTCGCGAGGTGGCTCGGGTCCGTGCCGTACGCCGAGGCGGTCGCGCTGCAGGAAGCGCTGGTCGACACGCGGCGGCGGGGCGAGGCGCCCGACACGCTGCTCCTCCTGGAGCACCCGCCGGTCATCACCCTGGGCCGCTCGGCGCACCGCGGGAACGTCCTGGCGGACGACGTCCGGCTCGAGGAGCTGGGCATCGAGATCCACGAGAGCGGCCGCGGCGGCGACGTCACGTACCACGGCCCCGGACAGCTCGTGGGCTACCCGATCCTCGCCCTCGTCGAGGGGCGACGGGACGCCCACGCCTACCTCCGCGACCTCGAGGAGGCCCTGATCCTGACCGCCGCGGATTTCGGCGTCCGCGGCAGGAGGATTCCGGGGCTGACCGGCGTCTGGGTCGGCGACCGGAAGCTGGCAGCGATCGGGGTGAGGATCGGGGCCGGGTGGATCACCTCCCACGGCTTCGCGCTCAACGTGGCGGGGGATCTCTCGGGGTTCGAGACCATCGTTCCCTGCGGCCTCGAGGGGCGACGGGTCACCTCCCTCGCGGAAACCACCGGTGGGCGTCCGGCGATTCCGGCGGTCGCGGCGGCGGCCGCCGCCCGCGTCGCGCAGGTGCTGGGTTACTCCGCCGTCTCCTCCCGTTCCCGGTCCGAGCGATTGGCGATCCCCGAGGGGGACAAGCTATCCTCGTGA